A window of Sphingobacterium kitahiroshimense genomic DNA:
ACAAACTTAAACATGGCATAAGCATCACCATCAGCCAAAGAAGCACGCGAATTTTTATATTGGTTATCCAAACCTGTTTGGTAGTTACAAGAAGCTAATAAAGAACTTCCACAAACTGCTACCGCTACAAATAACTTATTAAATTTCATATCAATTATATTAACAGCACAAAAATAATAAAATAAACGGGGTTCAAAACTCTAATTAAAAAAGAGTTGAACTTTATGCCACATTTCTACCGGCATTAACAACCCCATAAATTGTTCTGGCAATTAATTTAGCATAAGCTTCTCGCTTCTTTTCATCCAATTTACCCTCATTGATTACCTTGATAGCATAGTGTTGAATAATTAATAATGGCAACACAATATTCTCACGTGCCAATATAGATTCACGATCAATAGGGTAATTTTCCATTAATTTCGATGTATTGCTCAATTTTAATAAATACTCTTTGGTAATTAAAAACTCGGCATGCAACATCTTCCAAAACTCACCATATTTCTCATCATATTGCATATAAGAAGTAATGTCAAAGTTCGATTTGGTCATGGACATCATACAGTTATCAATTAAAGTCTGAAAAAAACCAGAAGATAAATATAACTGTTGAACATCTTTCCAAAGATTATTTTGTTCCGCCCATTTCAATGCTGTACCGACACCATAAAAACCTGGTATATTTTGTTTCAATTGACTCCAGGCAGTTACGAAACTGATAGCACGAAGGTCTTTAAGCTTCAGCTCCTTATCCGAATTTCTTTTAACTGGACGACTACTGATATTGATAGAGGAAAGCGCTTTTAAAGGTGATAAATTTTCTAAATAGCTTAAGAATAAAGGATTCTTACGTAAATCCATAAACTTATTATAGCTGAGATCTGCCAATTTATCCACAATACCTTTCTGATGCGGCGTTAAAGTATCACCCGACCTTTGTTTAAGATCTGAAATAATCCCAGCATGAAGTAATTGTTCGATATTAAATCGTGCTGTATCTAAAGAACCGTATTGACTACTTATAGTTTGTCCCTGAATAGTTAACTGAATATGATCATTAGCAATTTCTTCACCCATTGATGCATAGAAACGTTGCGTTTTACCCCCACCTCTCGCAGGCGGACCACCACGACCATCAAAAAATACGAGATCCACATCATATTCTCGAGCAATAGCGGTTAATTCAATTTTAGCACTATAAATAGACCAGTTAGCCATCAAATAACCACCATCTTTAGTACTGTCAGAATAACCAAGCATAATTGTTTGCTTATTCCCTCTCAATTTAAGATGCTTTGCATACTCCTTATTCGTATAAAGTGATTTCATCACATCAGCAGCACGCGTCAAATCATCAACAGTTTCAAATAGAGGTACAAAATCAATAGTTAAAGTATCTTTCTTCCAGCCAGACCAGAGAAATAACTGTCGTAATCCCAAAATATCGCTCGCTTGCTGACAATTACTGATGATAAATCGCTGTGCAGCACGCTCAGATCCTGATTTTTGAATATCTTTCAGTAAACGAATAACTTGTAAAGTATCAACTTCCAATGCGGTAGCCTCTTCATCAAACGCTAGATCTAACTCTTTAAAATCAATAGCAGTCTGTTTATCTACTTCAGATAACGATGAGAAATCAGCTGAAATACCAGTTTCTTCTGGATATTTCTTAATGATATATTCAAAAGTTTGAGTCAGAATACTACTGTCCTGACGAATATCAAGCGTGGTAAAGAAACAACCGAAGGTCATTACTTTGCGTAACAAATCGTCAACAATCTCAACAAAAAGATTATTATGGTCCTCTTTAAGCACAACTTGAATAGCTTTTAGATTTTCAACAATCTGTGCTGTTTCATCAACAGGATTCTCAACAGGGTTAAAACTATTTTCATAAAACAGTTCCTGCAGATTATCCATATATTTTTCAACCCCTCTAAATGTAATGCGACGTTTTACAACTCTAAAATCCCTATAATAACAGCGAAATAAGATTGTTCTTAAAAGTGTCGCTACCTTTTTAGTACTTTCAGCACTTACATTAGGGTTACCGTCACGATCTCCCCCCGGCCAGAAACCCAGTTCAATCAATTGCCTAACCTCTTCCGTCTCTATACCTAGCTCATCATCAATATATGTCTGGATTTCAGAAGCAACCTTGTAAAAAACATTTTCCAAAAACCAAGCTAAACTAATAGCTTCATCAACTGGAGTTGGCTTATTGTTATTAATAAATGGTGTTTTACCTAACTGTTGCAATAATAAATGAATATTGTGAATATCATTCTCCTTAATCGCTCCAATTAAATCATTGATAATCGATAGAACAGTCCCAGGATAAAACTGAGTTGGATGAGCCGTTAACACAAGACGAACCGAAAAATCTTTCAATTTACCAACTATCTTACGCTTTAATTCCGGATTTATTTCAGAAGATTTAATTAAAGACCCAAGCTGTGAAGATTGATCAGTCTTGCCGATCGCTTTAAATGAAGAATCTTCAATAGCATCAAAAAGAACCACCTGTCTTTCTATATATTGCACAAATCGAAATAATAGATCGACCTGAGTTTGTTCATCCGAATAAAGCTCATGCTGCACAAAGAAAGAATTGATAATTTCCTCTGGAGTTTGATGTTTCTCAACACCCTTCTCACAATGTTGGGCAAAAAAAGGTAACAAGGTACCAGTATCCTTCACTTGCTGGAAGGGCAGTGTTAAAAATAGACTTTTAAAAAGTTCAAATCGCGTCAAAACTTCGTTTTGAAAAACGGCTTCTTTTGTACTCAATTTCATATTATAGAAAAAACAAATTGTCGTTAATGGAGAATGTTTGAATAAGATCAAACATTCAAATATATAAAATTAATATTCAAATAATCATTTAAATGAAAAATAGATAATAATAACATTGTAATATTACAATATTATTAAGAACAAAAACCTTTTGCCATTTGTTATATTATTTTACATCATTCAACAAATAGCGAAATGGGAAAACTATATACAGCAGAAGTTACGGCAACAGGCGGACGTAATGGCGAAGTGAAA
This region includes:
- a CDS encoding phosphoenolpyruvate carboxylase; the encoded protein is MKLSTKEAVFQNEVLTRFELFKSLFLTLPFQQVKDTGTLLPFFAQHCEKGVEKHQTPEEIINSFFVQHELYSDEQTQVDLLFRFVQYIERQVVLFDAIEDSSFKAIGKTDQSSQLGSLIKSSEINPELKRKIVGKLKDFSVRLVLTAHPTQFYPGTVLSIINDLIGAIKENDIHNIHLLLQQLGKTPFINNNKPTPVDEAISLAWFLENVFYKVASEIQTYIDDELGIETEEVRQLIELGFWPGGDRDGNPNVSAESTKKVATLLRTILFRCYYRDFRVVKRRITFRGVEKYMDNLQELFYENSFNPVENPVDETAQIVENLKAIQVVLKEDHNNLFVEIVDDLLRKVMTFGCFFTTLDIRQDSSILTQTFEYIIKKYPEETGISADFSSLSEVDKQTAIDFKELDLAFDEEATALEVDTLQVIRLLKDIQKSGSERAAQRFIISNCQQASDILGLRQLFLWSGWKKDTLTIDFVPLFETVDDLTRAADVMKSLYTNKEYAKHLKLRGNKQTIMLGYSDSTKDGGYLMANWSIYSAKIELTAIAREYDVDLVFFDGRGGPPARGGGKTQRFYASMGEEIANDHIQLTIQGQTISSQYGSLDTARFNIEQLLHAGIISDLKQRSGDTLTPHQKGIVDKLADLSYNKFMDLRKNPLFLSYLENLSPLKALSSINISSRPVKRNSDKELKLKDLRAISFVTAWSQLKQNIPGFYGVGTALKWAEQNNLWKDVQQLYLSSGFFQTLIDNCMMSMTKSNFDITSYMQYDEKYGEFWKMLHAEFLITKEYLLKLSNTSKLMENYPIDRESILARENIVLPLLIIQHYAIKVINEGKLDEKKREAYAKLIARTIYGVVNAGRNVA